Part of the Eshraghiella crossota genome is shown below.
GCAATGACGTAGTAGACCATGAATATAATTATATAGGTGAACATGTTAACAGGGTAGAGAACTGGGACAAATATCCCGCAACAATGGGCGTAAGGGAATTTTACGGAGGTGATCTTGAGGGCGTAATCCAGAAATTTGATTATCTTCAGGATTTGGGGATACAGTGTATATATTTTAACCCATTGTTTGTATCACCATCCAATCATAAATATGATATCCAGGATTATGATTATATCGACCCTCATTTCGGAAAAATAGTTGAAGACGGCGGCGATGTGCTTCCTGAAGGCGTATGGGATAATTCCAAGGCAACAAAGTACATTAAGAGAGTTACAAGCCTTGCCAACCTTGAAGCAAGTAACGAATTGTTTGCCCATCTTGTGGATGAAGCACATAAGAGAGGCATTAAAGTAATAATAGATGGCGTATTTAACCATTGTGGTTCTTTTAATAAGTGGTTAGACAGGGAAAGAATCTATGAGAACAGCAATGATTTTGAAAAAGGCGCTTACGTATCGGCTGACAGCCCATACAAGGATTTCTTCCAGTTTAACGATATGGGTGCATGGCCATATAACGGAACCTATAACGGCTGGTGGGGACATGATACGCTTCCTAAGCTGAACTACGAGGGTTCAAAGAAGCTTGAAGAGTATATTCTTAACATAGGACGTAAGTGGGTATCACCTCCTTACAATGTGGATGGCTGGAGACTTGATGTTGCCGCAGACCTTGGTTTCAGCGCCGAATACAACCACGAATTCTGGAGAAAGTTCCGTAATGCGGTTAAGGAGGCCAACCCTGATGCCGTAATTCTTGCGGAACATTACGGAGATCCGTATTCATGGTTACAGGGTGACCAGTGGGATACAATCATGAACTATGATGCTTTTATGGAGCCTCTTACATGGTTCCTTACAGGTATGGAAAAGCACAGTGATTCATTTAAGCAGGAAAAAATAGGCAATCCTTCATATTTCTTTGATTCAATGAGACATAATATGTCAAGAATGGGAGATTCGCCTGTAAGAATTTCCATGAATGAGTTGTCTAACCATGACCACTCACGTTTCCTTACAAGAACCAACAGAACTGTAGGAAGAACAGATTCAAGAGGACCTAAGGCAGCAGAAATGAATGTCAACAAGGGTGTATTCAAAGAGGCTGTTGTTGTCCAGATGACATGGCCGGGTGCACCTACGATATATTATGGGGACGAAGCCGGAGTGTGTGGATGGACTGACCCGGATAACAGAAGAACATATCCATGGGGACACGAAGATAAGGAACTTATTGAATTTCATAAAGCAGTAATTAATATACACAAGTCAGTACCTGCACTTATTGACGGTTCATACAAAAATCTTTTTGGCGAATATAATGTTATTGCATACGGCAGGTTTAAGAGAAGCAGTCAGGCTGTTACAATCGTTAATAATAATGAATATGAGAAACAGGTTGATATTCCGGTATGGGAATGTGAAATACCTGACGGAAGCATTATGAGAGAAGCAATAATATCTGAGAGAGATACTTTTAGGCTTGATGACAGGGAATTTACCGTGGATAATGGTAAAATAACAATCAATATGCCGGCATATTCATCAGTTATTCTTGTTAATACTTGAAATTTATCTCAATAATTTGATATAATATTGAATTATGGAACAGATTAAAGAATTAACGAAACGTCTGATAGCGAACAGCTTTAAAGAGCTTCTGCTTCAGAATTCTTTTGAAAAAATTACAATTAAAATGATAACGGATCATGCTAATGTAATCAGACCTACATTTTACAACCATTTCCATGACAAGTACGAGCTGCTTGAATGGATTTTCAGGGATGAGGTTCTGGATGAGGCAGAAATATTTGAACGTGAAGGTAAGATAGAGGAAGGAATTTACCATATTTTTTCTAAATTCTACGAAGACAGGGAATTTTACCGGAAGGCGTTTGAGATAACGGGACAGAATGGTTTTGCAGATACATTGTCCGATATGTTTACTTCTTTTTATAAAGAAGCTGCATCAAGGAATCTGAAAATCGTAAAAGAGACAAAGCTTTCTGTTGACACTGTAGCCAGATATTACTCCAGTGGATTGATTACCGTGCTTAAGATGCTTGTTGGGGATAATGGCTCGGAGAGCCTTGAAGATTTCCTCTATGGATACCGTTATCTGATAAGTCATGCCTTATATGATATATAATTGCGACTACATTTTTGGGAAAATGTAGTCGCTTTTTACATTTAAACAAAATTGTATATGGAAAAAATTACATTGAAAAATTAGAATACAAGGGTAAATTGAAGAAAGTATATAGAGGTTTATTCATGAATACAGTGATGATAATACTAGTCGGTTTTGGATTAGCGTTTGATGTATTTTATATAGCTGTATCACAAGGATGCGTGTTAGACCGCATACAAGGCAAGAATATGTCATTAATGTGCCTTATAGTCTGCGGATGGCAGATGGTTGCACTGGCAATAGGTTACGGAATTGCCAGACTTCCTAAAGTATATGCCATGTCTACCGAAATCAGGATGGTATGGTCACTTATATCGGCATTGATTTTCATTGCTATAGGTTTTATTAAGATATATATAAGCAACCATAAAGTAGCAAGACCGGAAATACGACAGGAAATAGATTTTAAGAAAATATGCGGTATAGCTTCATCCACCAGTGTATATACGCTGTTTGCCGGCCTTGCCTGTGAGTGGATAGGTATGGATATTGCGGATATATGCATTATGGTATGTTTTATGACAATAACTCTTGTTATATCCGGAGTGTATGTAGGATACAGAAACGGTGAACTTAATAACAAAGTATATTTAAGCGGCGGGGCACTGCTCATAATAGCCGGATTATGTGTTATAGCAGAATATCTTATATGGTGGTTTGGAAGGTAAAAAGATATGCCAAAGTGGACTGATTCGTTAAAAGCTGCAATAGGAAACGCTGTTCTTACTATTTTTGTCAAGGTGGGAATGAGACCTAAGCAGATATTTCAAAATAAAAACAGAAAAAATTGCAATTACGGTGAACCTGTCATATTTGTAGGAAATCATACCAGCCATTATGACGGAATAATGACTTCCGTGGAATTTAAAAAAAGCAAAGCTGATATAATAGTTGCAAAGGACTGGTTTGAGAAGAAAAGCATTAACTGGTATCTTAAGAATGCCAGATGCATTCCGATGGACAGATACGGAGTTGACACAGGATGGCTTAGAAATTCAAAAGAAGCTGTCAAAAAAGGCGAATCGATTATTATTTTTCCTGAAGGAAAGACAAGTAAGGATGGTAATATCGGAGAGTTCAAATCAGGTTTTGTTATGTTATCCATAATGACCGGAGCCAGAATAGTTCCATTTGTCATAGATGGTAAATATAAAATGGTATTTGGAAGGCGACAGAGAATATACCTTGGTGAGCCGTTAGCACTTACAGAAGAAGGCAAATCACTTACTCCAAAATATATGGAGAAGGAAAGTGAAAGATTTCGTCAGATAATACAAGATATGAAAGAAAAAGTGAAATAGGAGATAGTTATGGTATTTGATAAACTTTTAGAGATTTTTTCTAATGTAATACCTGAAGTTGATACTTCAGAAATTACAAAAGACAGTACATTGTTTGAAGATTTGGGACTCAATTCATTAACAATGATGCTTCTTGCAGTATCAGTTGAAGATGAGTTTGGTATTAAATTTGAAGATGCCGGAGAACTTAATACGGTAGAAGATGTATGTAATTATATTAAAGATAAGACCGGTGAGCAGTAATGAAGATTTTGCTGATTAAAGGCAGCCTCCGCGGAGAAAACAGCCATTCACTTATGGTGGCCCGTAAGTTTGTGGAGGGTATCTGCGAAGAAACGGATTCAGAAGTTAAGGAAATATACCTTGGCAATACCAGGATAGAGCATTGCAGAGGGTGTTTCGCCTGTTGGAAAGTCACTCCCGGCAGATGTGCAATAAAGGATGATATGGCAGGAATAATATCGGATATACTTGACAGCGATGTAATTATTCTTTGTTTCCCTTTATATTTTTTCGGAGTATCTTCACCTATGAAGACGCTTATGGACAGACTTCTTCCGTTAAAGATGCCATATAAGGGCTGTCTGTCAACTGAGGAGAATCCTGTAATTATGGATTTCCGCCATGACCTTTCAAAGAAAAGGCTGGTGCTTATATCAAGTTGCGCACACGCATCAACGGATGTTGTATATGAACCGGTTACAAAACAGTTTGACCTGGCATGGGGTCCCGGCAATTACGATACGGTATTTTGTCCACAAGGCGAGATCCTTATGTTAGAACAGATGAAACCGATACTTTCGGTATATCTGAATAAAGTTAAAGAAGCAGGCAGAGAGCTTGCAAAAGAAGGAAGACTGTCAGAAGAGACGCATAAAAAAGTATGTGCTCCGCTTATACCTGTCAGAGCAGTTGAAAAGATGATGACGGGATATTGGCAGGATTACCCACAGGAGATGGAATAGGATGAAAGAAAGAAGCACAAGCAGCATGGGACTGTTCAGGTTCTATTATGTAGCAGGATCCAGCCCGTTATTTGTTTCGACAATGATATTCAGGGAAAAATATTATCATAAACACCCTGAGAAATACAGTAAAGAGCAGCGTTTTAAATTTGCCAAAAAGATTATGCTCCATATGAAGAACAGAGGAAGAGTTAAGACTGACTACTACGGAAGAGAGAATCTTCCTAAAGAAGGCGGATATATACTCTACTCCAATCATCAGGGCAAATACGATGCAATCGGAATACTTACAGACCAGAAAGAACCTTGCAGCGTACTTATGGAAAGAAAACAGGGCAGCAGGATAGTTGCCAAGCAGGTGTTAAGACTTACAGGAAGTGAGACTCTGGACCTTGACAATCCTAAGAGCCAGATTACCACACTCAAAAAAGTGGCAGAACAGGTGGCAGAAGGAAGAAGATATCTCATCTTTCCGGAGGGAAAATGGGGTGACAATAAAAATACGCTTCAGAAATTCAATGCCGGATGTTTCAGATGTTCTTTTGATTCCAAGACCCCGGTCGTACCTGTGGCGATAGTCGATTCCTACAAAGGACTTAATGGCAATTCTCTCAGAAAGGTAACAACCCAGGTACATTACCTCAAGCCGATACCTTACGAAGAATATAAGGATCTCAGAAAAAATGAATTGTGTGATCTTGTAAAAGAAAGAATACAGAATAAATTGGATGAAGTTCTTAAAAAGAGGTTAGAAAAGTGAATTATCAGTCAGAACAGACAGAATATTTTGAAAAGTTGATAGAACCTGAGATTTTGACAAAACTCCCAAGATATGATACATTTTGTGAATTGCTTGAGATGTGCAAAAATGATTATGCCGATCTCCCTGCCATAAGCGACATGGTCAATACCATTACCTATGGCGAACTTTATGACAGAATTGCGTGCAGGCGTAATTTCTTATACCGCAACGGATTTAAGAAGGGTGATATAATCGCAGTTCTTGCACCTAACAGCATGTATTCGATGGAGTTATATATGGCAATTCCCACAGCAGGATGTATTGTAATAATGCTTCCATCGGCAGAAAATGCCATAAGCAGGGAATGTCTTACAGCACTTATTAATAAATTTGATATTAAGGGATTATTTATTAACCCTGAATATAAAGAGGTGGCAGAGGGTCAGCCTGTCAAGGTTTTTGACATCCATGACACCGACAATGTACCGGGACCTACTGCGGACGTTACAAAGGATGATATTGCGGTAATATGTTTTTCTGTTAATAACAGCCCTGATAATCCGTACGGAGCAATGCTTTCACACGGAGCGATAATGAGAGCCGCACACAATGGTTTGTTTATACCGGGACACACTTACAATCAAAGGACAATAGCAATCCTTCCTTTGTCCCATGTATTTGGGGCGATAAGAGGGCTTCTTACATGTATTTATACAGGAGCACTTGTGTATGCCTGTGAAGACATGAGCAACATTGTTTTTGATATACCTAAGATGAAACCTACAATTCTTACCCTTGTACCGGGGCTTGCGGAGATGATACTTTCCGTGGCAAGAATTAAGGGTAAAGAATTTCTTGAAGGAATTGAGACTATAATATGCGGCGGTGCATACTGCCAGCCAAAGCTTGTAAAGCAGGCAAAAGATTACGGAATCAACCTTCTCGTGGGATATGGTCTTACCGAGGCCGCCAATATTGTCAGCGGTAACGTTGACACGGATACGGTTCCTGACTCTATCGGAAAAGTATATCCGGGAACGGAGGTACGAATTCAAGACGGAGAGATTCAGGTAAAAGGTGACGTTGTTATGAAAGGGTATTATAATGACCCGGAGAGGACAGCGGAAGTATTTACAGAAGACGGATGGCTTAAGACCGGAGACATAGGAGAATTTGATGAAAACGGTTATCTTCACATTCTCGGACTCAGAAAGAATCTCATAATACTTCCTAATGGGGAAAATATTTCTCCTGAGGAGCTTGAGAACATATTCTTAAGCAAAGATGAGATAAAAGATTGTGCTGTATATGAGGACGCTTTAAGAGGCAGACCGCTTATGGCAATCACAATACAGCCGGAGGAAAGTTTTTGTGAAGGTAAGGACGAAAAAGATATTCTTACCTATTTCAAAACACTTGTAAAGGACACCTGTAACCTCCTGCCCAGTTATAAGGCAATCACCAAAACAGTGGTTACTTACGAAGCAATAGAGCATAAAACAGGTGACAGACTCTATAATATAGAGTGGTAATTAAGGGAATTAGTGGAAAACACTTTATTCTATACATTAAAAAAAGTCTTAAAGGAGAATTTAAAGATGGATGAAAAACAGGCAAAGATCGCAGAACAGATCAAAGGAATCTTAGTAGATAACTTAAGAATTCCAGCAGAAGAACTTGATTACGATGTAGAGCTTTTCGGAGATGGAATTGGTCTTGACTCAATCGATTCTCTTGAAATCATCGCCGGTATCGACCAGGAATTCGGCGTACAGATGACAGGCGTTGCTAAAGAAAACTTCTTCAACATCGCAGCACTTAGCAAATATGTAATGGAACATATGGAAGCTTAATAGCTTGACATTCCCCCCGGCCCGGCCGGGGGAATAAAGCTGACAAAGAGGTATAATAAGTATGGAAAATAAAATGAGATGTGTAATTACCGGACTTGGAATGATTAACTCAATCGGTAATTCGGTAGACGAAAGCTGGAATAACTGTATTAACGGTGTTTCAGGAATTAAGGAAGTAAAATCGATAGATACAACTGAGTGTTACGCTCACCTTGGAGCAGAGGCAGCAGAGCATTTTGATGTGGATGCAGGCAGTGATGCGGATAAGATGGACAGAGTATCATTACTCTGCGTAAAGGCAGCAAAGGAAGCACTCAGTGATTCAAAAATAGAGATAAATGATGAAAATGCAGACAGAGTCGGTGTAATCATCGGAAGCTGTGTAGGCGGTGCAATAAGCATCCAGAATTTCTTCACAGCTTATGAAGAAAATCCTGAAAAGGCAGATAAGAGCGATATTATCAAGATGCCAATCGGTGCAATCGCAAATAACATTGCCAAAATTTCAGGCGCAAAAGGTGTTGTAACCAATGTAGGTAATGCCTGTGCAGCAAGTACAATAAGTATTGAATATGCCTGTGATTTAATCAGAGCCGGTGTAGGCGATGCATTTATCGTAGGGGGTTCAGATTCATTCTCAGCTCTTGCTTTTGGTGGATTTACAGCATTACACGCACTTGATACAGACCCATGTTCACCATACAACAAGAGTAAGGGCATAACACTTGGTGAAGGTGCAGCCGTACTTGTAGTTGAATCTTATGAACATGCCGTTGCAAGAGGTGCCAAAATATATTGTGACGTACTCGGCGGAGGAATCAGTTCAGACGCCCATCACATCACAGCACCAAGAGATGACAGCGAAGGTCAGATGAATGCGATGAAGTGGGCACTTGCAAAGTCAAAGATGGATCCAAAAGAAATCGCATATATTAACGGACACGCAACAGGAACCGTTAAAAATGATACAACTGAAATTCAGGCAATGCAGAATATTTTCGGCGATAATGACAATACAGCGGTTGACTCAACTAAGTCAATGGTAGGACATTGTCTCGGTGCGGCAGGTGCAGTAGAAGCAATCTACACTGTAAAGGCACTTACAACCAATACAGTACCTCCAACAATCGGATATTCAGAGGAAGACCTTGAAAGACTTAAAGAAAAAGCCGGTAAATTAGACTTCATGCCTAATGTCAAGAAAGAAAAAGACATTGAATATGCAATGACAAATAACTTTGCTTTCGGTGGTAATAATGCCAGCGTTATTTTTGCAAAGCATGAAAAAGATATAAAAGAACCTGAAAACAATAAAGTATACGTTACAGGTATCGGACTTGTCAGTCCTTTAGGCAACAGCGTTGAAAGCTATATCGAAGGCTCTAAGGCAGGCGTAACCAAAGCAGAAAACGGTAACATCCATGCAGGCGTATCCTCAGAAGATTATGCCAAGTACGGAATTAAATTAGCTTTCTACCGTAAGCTTGATAAGTTAAGCCAGATGCAGGTTGTTTCAGGACGTGCATGTCTTGATAACGCAGGAGTTACCGTAACTGACGACAACGCAACAGATATCGGTATGATAGTAGGAACATCAGACGGACCTGCAACAGATATTATTAACTTCCATGAAGGTCTTATTAAGAACGGACTTCATCAGGGAAGTGCTTTTGTATTCCCTAACACCGTTTACAATGCAGCAGGCGGATATTTCTCAATCAATTCAGGCGTTAAGGGTGTCAACGTAACACTTACAAACGGTCCACAGGCAGGACTTCAGAGCCTTTGCTACGCATATAACGTAGTTAAAACAGGTGATGAAAAGATGATGATTGCAACAGGACTTGATGAAAATACAGATACAATGGAACTTCTTTATGACAAGCTCGGACTTCTTTCAGACAAAGATGAAGCAACACCTTATGCTATGGATGGAAGAAGCTTTGTACTCGGTGAAGGTGCAACATCCATTATGCTTGAAAGCGAAGCATCTGCAAATGAAAGAGGTGCTAAGAAACTTGCCGAAGTTGCAGGTTACGCAATGACACATGAATCTGTAACAGTAGGTACAATTAAAGGTTCAGGCGCAGCTCTTTGTAAAGCAGTCCTCAAAGCATGTGAAAACGCAGGAATTACAACAGATGACATAGATGCGGTTGTCGGTTTTGGTAACGGCAACACTAACGTTGATACAATCGAGACAGAATCTTATGAAAAAGTATTTGGAGATAAGGTTAAGACATTGCCTGTACTCAGCGTTAAGACACTTACAGGTGAAGCAAGGGCATGTTCAGCAGCTCTCTCTGCAGCTCATGCAGCCATGATTTTATCAGGTGAACTTGATTCAACACAGCCTGCTTACAATTTTGTGAATGGAAAGGCAGTTAAGACCACAACAGATACAAAGAACTTCAAGTACATACTTGTAACAAGTTATGCGGCAGGTGGTTCATACACAGCGGTAGTTCTTAAGAAAGTACAGTAATGACTAAAATATTATTATTGTAGCGGGTGCATTAATATTATGCATTGCAATGGGATTTTTATATTGTAATTTTATACATTCAGATATCAAATTAAAAAAATCTTCAAAAGGAATTACTGTTAATTATATTAATAAATTTCCTGATGTTTCATACCGGAATCTTTCGGATATAACAGAGGAAGAGATATGGAACGATGAACGGTATGATATCGTAGAAGGCACTGTGGAAGAAATAAGAAATGTAAAGATTAGGTTTGGAGCTGAAAAATATTATGGTGCGATTATTACAATTAAGCCGGAGGAAATTATAAAAGGAACTCTTGATGAAACGCAGATTAAGGTTTTTGTGGATTGTAATATTGGCAAGGCTGATTCGAGCGGAGATTCTGAAATCCTAAAAATATTAAAAGAAAAAGACAGAGGTATTTTTATTATTTATAAATATAGTGATACAGATGTCTGGGAGAATGATAAAAAGAATCTATATATGGATGAGTTAGCGGAATATGGTTTTGAAGATGCAGAGAGATTTGCATTTATAGAAAAAAATGGCAAGGTATATTTTAGCTCTATATACAAAAATATTTCCGAAGATGATACACTGGAGGAAATAAAAGAATATATAAAACAGAAAAGAAAGGAACTATTATGAGTAAAGTAGCAATCGTTACAGGTTCATCAAGAGGAATCGGCAGAGCCTGTGCATTAAGACTTGCAAAAGAAGGCATGGATGTTGTAGTTAATTACAACAGTAACGAAGCAGAAGCAATGAAAGTTGTCAATGCAATCAAAGATATGGGACAGGATGCAATAGCAATCAAAGCTAACACAGGTAACCAGAATGATGTTAAAAATATGTTCCGCGAAGCTTTTAAGCATTTTGGACATATAGATGTGCTTGTAAACAATGCAGGTGTTCTTGATGACGCATATCTTCTTGCAATCAACTCGGATTCCCTTGACAGAAGCATGGATGTCAATGTAAAAGGATATTTTTACTGCTGTCAGCAGGCTGCGCTTAAAATGTTTAAGACAGGCGGAAGAATCGTTAATGTATCTTCGGTAAGCTCAAAGCTGGCACTTGCAGGACAGTCTGTATACGGAGCTACAAAGGGTGCCGTTAATTCAATGACAGCAACTCTTGCAAAAGAACTTGCACCTTACGGTATTCAGGTTAATGCGGTAGCACCGGGATTTATCATGACAGAAATGATTGAACAGATTCCTGATGAGAAAAGAGAAGAGTACCTCAAGGATATTCCAATGGGAAGACTGGGAACAGTAGAAGAAGTAGCTGCAACGGTTGCAATGCTCTGTGGCGAAGCAAGTTCATATATAACAGGACAGGTAATAGTTCTTGACGGAGGATTAAGCCTTTGATGAACATAATTGAAATCAATAAAAGAATAAAGCAGAGACCACCTTTCCAGATGGTTGAAAGAGTGCTTGACGTGGTTCCCGGCGAATCCGTTACCGCACTTAAGAACGTGTCTGTAAATGAGCCTTATTTTATGGGACATTTTCCTGATGCACCAATAATGCCGGGAGTTCTCGTAATTGAATCGGCAGCACAGGCTTGTTCACTTGCAATCGAAGCGGACGGAACAGACGAAAGCACAATTTATGTACTTCTTAAAGTAAAGGATTTTAAGTTTGTAAAACCTATTATTCCGGGAGATACAATGATTATTAATTGTAAAAAGACAATGGGAAGTGCAGGTTTATATTCTTTTGCCGTAACCATATCGGTTAATGATAAGGTAAGGGCAAAAGGTGAGTTAATGTTTACTGCGGTAGATAAAGAAACAATTTACGCAGAATAAATCAAAGTGAGGCATATTAAAATGAGTAAAGTTGCATTTATTTTCCCCGGCCAGGGCGCACAGTATGTTGGAATGGCAAAGGATTTTTATGATAAATATGATGAGTGCAAAGCTATCATAGATGAAGCTGATGAGTGCATGGATTTTGATCTTAAAAAAATATTGTTTGAAGAGAATGACCTTATAAACAAAACAGAATATACACAGGCGGCTATGTTAGCGGCTGAGTGTTGTATTCTTAAGGCTGTTGAAATGAAAGGCATTAAAGCGGATATTACGGCAGGATTAAGCCTTGGAGAATATGCGGCGCTTGTTGCAGCCCGTGCAATCAGCTTTT
Proteins encoded:
- a CDS encoding SDR family NAD(P)-dependent oxidoreductase, yielding MSKVAIVTGSSRGIGRACALRLAKEGMDVVVNYNSNEAEAMKVVNAIKDMGQDAIAIKANTGNQNDVKNMFREAFKHFGHIDVLVNNAGVLDDAYLLAINSDSLDRSMDVNVKGYFYCCQQAALKMFKTGGRIVNVSSVSSKLALAGQSVYGATKGAVNSMTATLAKELAPYGIQVNAVAPGFIMTEMIEQIPDEKREEYLKDIPMGRLGTVEEVAATVAMLCGEASSYITGQVIVLDGGLSL
- a CDS encoding lysophospholipid acyltransferase family protein, translated to MPKWTDSLKAAIGNAVLTIFVKVGMRPKQIFQNKNRKNCNYGEPVIFVGNHTSHYDGIMTSVEFKKSKADIIVAKDWFEKKSINWYLKNARCIPMDRYGVDTGWLRNSKEAVKKGESIIIFPEGKTSKDGNIGEFKSGFVMLSIMTGARIVPFVIDGKYKMVFGRRQRIYLGEPLALTEEGKSLTPKYMEKESERFRQIIQDMKEKVK
- a CDS encoding class I adenylate-forming enzyme family protein encodes the protein MNYQSEQTEYFEKLIEPEILTKLPRYDTFCELLEMCKNDYADLPAISDMVNTITYGELYDRIACRRNFLYRNGFKKGDIIAVLAPNSMYSMELYMAIPTAGCIVIMLPSAENAISRECLTALINKFDIKGLFINPEYKEVAEGQPVKVFDIHDTDNVPGPTADVTKDDIAVICFSVNNSPDNPYGAMLSHGAIMRAAHNGLFIPGHTYNQRTIAILPLSHVFGAIRGLLTCIYTGALVYACEDMSNIVFDIPKMKPTILTLVPGLAEMILSVARIKGKEFLEGIETIICGGAYCQPKLVKQAKDYGINLLVGYGLTEAANIVSGNVDTDTVPDSIGKVYPGTEVRIQDGEIQVKGDVVMKGYYNDPERTAEVFTEDGWLKTGDIGEFDENGYLHILGLRKNLIILPNGENISPEELENIFLSKDEIKDCAVYEDALRGRPLMAITIQPEESFCEGKDEKDILTYFKTLVKDTCNLLPSYKAITKTVVTYEAIEHKTGDRLYNIEW
- a CDS encoding beta-ketoacyl-[acyl-carrier-protein] synthase family protein, encoding MENKMRCVITGLGMINSIGNSVDESWNNCINGVSGIKEVKSIDTTECYAHLGAEAAEHFDVDAGSDADKMDRVSLLCVKAAKEALSDSKIEINDENADRVGVIIGSCVGGAISIQNFFTAYEENPEKADKSDIIKMPIGAIANNIAKISGAKGVVTNVGNACAASTISIEYACDLIRAGVGDAFIVGGSDSFSALAFGGFTALHALDTDPCSPYNKSKGITLGEGAAVLVVESYEHAVARGAKIYCDVLGGGISSDAHHITAPRDDSEGQMNAMKWALAKSKMDPKEIAYINGHATGTVKNDTTEIQAMQNIFGDNDNTAVDSTKSMVGHCLGAAGAVEAIYTVKALTTNTVPPTIGYSEEDLERLKEKAGKLDFMPNVKKEKDIEYAMTNNFAFGGNNASVIFAKHEKDIKEPENNKVYVTGIGLVSPLGNSVESYIEGSKAGVTKAENGNIHAGVSSEDYAKYGIKLAFYRKLDKLSQMQVVSGRACLDNAGVTVTDDNATDIGMIVGTSDGPATDIINFHEGLIKNGLHQGSAFVFPNTVYNAAGGYFSINSGVKGVNVTLTNGPQAGLQSLCYAYNVVKTGDEKMMIATGLDENTDTMELLYDKLGLLSDKDEATPYAMDGRSFVLGEGATSIMLESEASANERGAKKLAEVAGYAMTHESVTVGTIKGSGAALCKAVLKACENAGITTDDIDAVVGFGNGNTNVDTIETESYEKVFGDKVKTLPVLSVKTLTGEARACSAALSAAHAAMILSGELDSTQPAYNFVNGKAVKTTTDTKNFKYILVTSYAAGGSYTAVVLKKVQ
- a CDS encoding TetR/AcrR family transcriptional regulator C-terminal domain-containing protein; the encoded protein is MEQIKELTKRLIANSFKELLLQNSFEKITIKMITDHANVIRPTFYNHFHDKYELLEWIFRDEVLDEAEIFEREGKIEEGIYHIFSKFYEDREFYRKAFEITGQNGFADTLSDMFTSFYKEAASRNLKIVKETKLSVDTVARYYSSGLITVLKMLVGDNGSESLEDFLYGYRYLISHALYDI
- a CDS encoding lysophospholipid acyltransferase family protein, whose translation is MKERSTSSMGLFRFYYVAGSSPLFVSTMIFREKYYHKHPEKYSKEQRFKFAKKIMLHMKNRGRVKTDYYGRENLPKEGGYILYSNHQGKYDAIGILTDQKEPCSVLMERKQGSRIVAKQVLRLTGSETLDLDNPKSQITTLKKVAEQVAEGRRYLIFPEGKWGDNKNTLQKFNAGCFRCSFDSKTPVVPVAIVDSYKGLNGNSLRKVTTQVHYLKPIPYEEYKDLRKNELCDLVKERIQNKLDEVLKKRLEK
- a CDS encoding manganese efflux pump — translated: MNTVMIILVGFGLAFDVFYIAVSQGCVLDRIQGKNMSLMCLIVCGWQMVALAIGYGIARLPKVYAMSTEIRMVWSLISALIFIAIGFIKIYISNHKVARPEIRQEIDFKKICGIASSTSVYTLFAGLACEWIGMDIADICIMVCFMTITLVISGVYVGYRNGELNNKVYLSGGALLIIAGLCVIAEYLIWWFGR
- a CDS encoding flavodoxin family protein, translated to MKILLIKGSLRGENSHSLMVARKFVEGICEETDSEVKEIYLGNTRIEHCRGCFACWKVTPGRCAIKDDMAGIISDILDSDVIILCFPLYFFGVSSPMKTLMDRLLPLKMPYKGCLSTEENPVIMDFRHDLSKKRLVLISSCAHASTDVVYEPVTKQFDLAWGPGNYDTVFCPQGEILMLEQMKPILSVYLNKVKEAGRELAKEGRLSEETHKKVCAPLIPVRAVEKMMTGYWQDYPQEME
- a CDS encoding glycoside hydrolase family 13 protein produces the protein MSREEKTCMYLINMRPVLNSRGLFHDCTEEYRNPSEPDKNTDVFIKFRTVKNNADKVGIVTDGVYTPMKKTSYDSRFDYYTTTVHVGETQFRYYFEVVTGRATVYFNQLGAMTELNQDYDFAINPGFKTPGWVRGAVIYQIYVDRFYNGDKSNDVVDHEYNYIGEHVNRVENWDKYPATMGVREFYGGDLEGVIQKFDYLQDLGIQCIYFNPLFVSPSNHKYDIQDYDYIDPHFGKIVEDGGDVLPEGVWDNSKATKYIKRVTSLANLEASNELFAHLVDEAHKRGIKVIIDGVFNHCGSFNKWLDRERIYENSNDFEKGAYVSADSPYKDFFQFNDMGAWPYNGTYNGWWGHDTLPKLNYEGSKKLEEYILNIGRKWVSPPYNVDGWRLDVAADLGFSAEYNHEFWRKFRNAVKEANPDAVILAEHYGDPYSWLQGDQWDTIMNYDAFMEPLTWFLTGMEKHSDSFKQEKIGNPSYFFDSMRHNMSRMGDSPVRISMNELSNHDHSRFLTRTNRTVGRTDSRGPKAAEMNVNKGVFKEAVVVQMTWPGAPTIYYGDEAGVCGWTDPDNRRTYPWGHEDKELIEFHKAVINIHKSVPALIDGSYKNLFGEYNVIAYGRFKRSSQAVTIVNNNEYEKQVDIPVWECEIPDGSIMREAIISERDTFRLDDREFTVDNGKITINMPAYSSVILVNT
- a CDS encoding acyl carrier protein; its protein translation is MENTLFYTLKKVLKENLKMDEKQAKIAEQIKGILVDNLRIPAEELDYDVELFGDGIGLDSIDSLEIIAGIDQEFGVQMTGVAKENFFNIAALSKYVMEHMEA
- a CDS encoding acyl carrier protein is translated as MVFDKLLEIFSNVIPEVDTSEITKDSTLFEDLGLNSLTMMLLAVSVEDEFGIKFEDAGELNTVEDVCNYIKDKTGEQ